One Candidatus Poribacteria bacterium genomic window carries:
- a CDS encoding FAD-binding protein, producing MDHHNLKHAHKELHTLLGTRFSTDNAVRDAHARDASYHRGALPDAVAFPKTNAEVAEIVRICGKYKMPIVPYGTGTGVEGAVVTTEGTLCIALNEMNRILRVSRDDRDATVQAGVTRLELNTHLAEIGTQLHFSVDPGADASLGGMAATRASGTSAVRYGTMLDNVLGLTVVTADGSIVRTGSRARKSAAGYDLTRLFIGSEGTLGIITEITLKLTRLPEAVASAVCAFPTVTAAVDTVIELIGKGVSIARIELLDERQMDAVNKYAGLAYEVTPTLFFEFHGSKHTVAENSEIAGTIAAAHGSGDFRWATDENERKRLWQARYDSYYAALSRRPGSVGYVTDVCVPISELAECIAKTKALLAKSSLDPSLLGHVGDGNFHVVFPLEVDNDAELAEAQLFSHQIVDIALEMGGTCTGEHGVGIGKRKALEKEHGSAIDLMRAIKNALDPLNLMNPGKVFL from the coding sequence ATGGATCATCATAACTTAAAGCACGCCCATAAGGAACTCCATACACTTCTCGGAACACGCTTCAGCACGGATAATGCTGTCCGAGACGCGCATGCTCGCGATGCCTCTTATCACCGAGGTGCGCTCCCGGATGCCGTTGCTTTCCCGAAAACCAACGCCGAAGTCGCCGAAATTGTCAGAATCTGTGGAAAATATAAAATGCCGATAGTCCCTTATGGCACGGGAACTGGTGTTGAAGGTGCTGTTGTCACAACTGAAGGCACGCTCTGCATCGCACTAAACGAAATGAACCGCATCCTCCGGGTCAGTCGAGACGATAGAGATGCCACCGTCCAAGCGGGTGTAACGCGCTTGGAGTTGAATACGCATCTCGCGGAGATCGGTACGCAGCTCCATTTTTCCGTCGATCCGGGTGCGGATGCCTCATTAGGTGGGATGGCGGCAACACGCGCATCGGGTACAAGTGCCGTCCGATACGGCACGATGCTCGATAACGTGCTCGGTTTAACTGTCGTCACTGCTGATGGTTCCATCGTTCGGACAGGGAGCAGGGCGCGGAAGTCTGCTGCAGGCTACGACCTCACGCGTCTTTTCATCGGTTCAGAAGGCACATTGGGAATCATCACCGAGATCACGCTTAAATTAACACGGTTGCCGGAAGCGGTCGCATCTGCTGTTTGCGCTTTTCCAACCGTAACCGCAGCAGTGGATACCGTTATTGAACTCATAGGCAAAGGAGTTAGTATCGCCCGTATCGAGCTTTTAGATGAACGCCAGATGGATGCCGTCAACAAATATGCGGGATTGGCGTACGAAGTTACACCGACACTTTTCTTTGAATTCCACGGTTCCAAGCACACCGTCGCAGAGAATTCGGAGATTGCTGGGACCATCGCAGCAGCACACGGGAGTGGCGATTTCCGATGGGCGACGGACGAGAACGAACGTAAACGCCTCTGGCAAGCCCGATATGATAGCTACTACGCCGCTTTAAGCCGCCGTCCGGGTTCTGTCGGCTACGTCACTGATGTCTGCGTCCCGATATCCGAACTTGCTGAGTGCATCGCCAAAACGAAAGCACTTCTCGCGAAATCGAGCCTTGACCCGTCACTCCTCGGACACGTTGGAGACGGGAATTTTCACGTTGTTTTTCCGCTTGAAGTGGATAACGACGCTGAATTAGCAGAAGCACAACTCTTCAGCCATCAGATTGTAGACATCGCTTTAGAGATGGGAGGCACCTGCACCGGTGAACACGGTGTCGGCATCGGCAAACGAAAAGCGTTAGAAAAGGAACACGGATCAGCAATCGATTTAATGCGTGCTATCAAAAATGCTTTAGATCCTCTAAACTTAATGAACCCCGGTAAGGTCTTCTTATAG
- a CDS encoding UPF0175 family protein has product MLQIEIHSPDLEKEVNALVDSGLYPDPHAVMVDALENLVKIKKASRLDDAIQSYKNDEITLGRAAELAGMHRFEFEEVLKARGIVKETEVESVEELETGVSVISDLHTPNERPKES; this is encoded by the coding sequence ATGTTGCAGATTGAAATCCACTCTCCAGATCTCGAAAAAGAGGTCAACGCGTTGGTTGATTCGGGGCTTTATCCGGATCCTCATGCAGTTATGGTTGATGCACTTGAAAACCTGGTCAAAATAAAAAAAGCCTCACGACTTGATGATGCTATTCAATCTTACAAGAATGATGAAATAACGCTCGGCAGAGCCGCTGAATTAGCCGGAATGCACCGTTTTGAATTTGAAGAGGTTTTGAAGGCAAGAGGTATCGTGAAAGAGACCGAAGTTGAGTCTGTAGAGGAATTGGAAACTGGCGTTTCAGTAATTAGTGATCTTCACACACCAAATGAAAGACCCAAGGAGTCATAA